In one Natronosalvus amylolyticus genomic region, the following are encoded:
- a CDS encoding Eco57I restriction-modification methylase domain-containing protein: MALQQITASDIAGWDSLQDIADSFEKRGLKPRPNLGEDHELVLQLADDEFVTIVEAGPGESATDFKPQNRTRHTNLVATNDYEGFTFITRVRSWEGQQHGRIKHQKLSFNKEQFRSESGEKNTILQKLNSIEYGSSAAIYDTLYDTRQVVKEFYQQFESLRTDLVQEVSGIPDDRGDAKQRYVQVILDRMIFLYFIQEKRLLDRNPDYLHEQPAEVVDDGEDRYEEFYAPLFFDYLAEDKQNPDFGKLPYLNGGLFAKNPIEEEFEDAKLGNSAKETNELYDDILDFLSDWNWNVDERLDIVDPKNLSPAVLGHIFEQTVNQKEMGAYYTPEEITGFMARRTVHPYLLDQLNETVGAFYDEIDDVFGFPEASASADTTAIADGGMVTHQAPTENVDVGHVETLYHDILKEAKLLDPAVGSGAFLLAGQEVLLDLYMQCIEFFQRLEDEGKGWELSSQTRDELDTIASGKGNASLYAKRTIILNNLYGVDIDEGAVEICKLRLWLSMVADIEDEPGEVEPLPNIDFNIRQGNSLIGYTQLVETNDDGDASLNNWGGGTGTGVKEFYEDVIKAIERHRDATTAEEVANARKVAESRIKSYRDELNNKTLRDFHSSGVEAVTIEDIRSFSPFHWVLEFAPVYRDGGFDIVLGNPPWRALTPDRNDYFGQYEPRFKSLSANEKEARIEELCEDDEIAEGWEEYKDNIDRLRKFYGENPAYNLQSPEVGGQGTTDLSMLFLERSFDLASTQGYTSFVLPGKLFIGTSSSDLRNYLLSDVRLDYLIGFENKGIFDDIHNQYKFGIVSFKNSGTTNHINTKFLQRDLEILRNKENLLDVPAEILKKYSPVTTIFPQITNQSEVSVLNKVVQYPPVSEKREEKWYINIYGEELHRTRDTEYFVEEKEDGDYPVYGGKNIWLFAYNNEIEDLEEFEYWSVDEESNPKKSAKRRIREKNQKRLKKEIYEAFDGSGSQIGFVNDLLETHRGDPLKLEDVLLDCTSHRIGFRDVSNSTNERSMVAAALPRGAICHNKCPTIRPYEINPEREDLAKETLHDVYDPIFTGEELFLALGLLNSIPFDYIVRTKFDTTMSVNTIEESQIPRLTQGDDWFEYISSRAARLNAYGEEFADIRRKIGNPEPVKTKQERRHVQAELDAAAFHAYGFNQGDVGFILNDFYQVSNPRFMDDEYFELVSEKFHQLSEDSHQQ, encoded by the coding sequence ATGGCTCTCCAGCAAATTACGGCGTCTGACATTGCGGGCTGGGACTCTCTACAGGACATCGCAGATTCATTTGAGAAACGCGGGCTCAAACCACGACCGAACCTTGGGGAAGACCACGAACTCGTTCTCCAACTCGCAGATGACGAGTTCGTCACCATCGTTGAGGCCGGACCCGGCGAGTCAGCGACCGACTTCAAGCCACAAAATCGCACGCGTCACACGAACCTTGTCGCCACCAACGACTACGAGGGCTTCACCTTCATCACGCGCGTCCGCAGTTGGGAAGGCCAACAGCACGGTCGAATCAAGCATCAGAAACTCTCGTTTAACAAGGAGCAATTTCGCTCTGAGAGCGGCGAGAAGAACACTATCCTGCAGAAACTGAACTCCATCGAGTACGGTTCGTCCGCGGCCATCTACGACACGCTCTACGACACCCGGCAGGTCGTCAAGGAGTTCTACCAGCAGTTCGAGAGCCTGCGCACCGACCTTGTGCAGGAGGTCTCCGGCATCCCCGACGACCGAGGTGACGCGAAGCAGCGGTACGTTCAGGTCATTCTCGACCGAATGATTTTCCTCTACTTCATCCAAGAGAAACGTCTGCTCGACCGGAACCCAGACTATCTTCACGAGCAGCCTGCTGAGGTTGTGGACGATGGCGAGGACCGCTACGAGGAGTTCTACGCGCCGCTGTTCTTCGACTACCTCGCGGAGGACAAGCAGAACCCGGACTTCGGCAAACTCCCATACCTGAACGGTGGTCTGTTCGCGAAGAACCCCATTGAGGAGGAGTTCGAAGACGCGAAACTGGGCAACTCCGCTAAAGAGACGAACGAACTGTACGACGATATTCTCGACTTTCTCTCCGACTGGAACTGGAACGTTGACGAACGGCTCGACATCGTCGACCCGAAGAACCTCTCCCCAGCTGTCCTCGGGCACATCTTCGAGCAGACAGTCAACCAGAAGGAGATGGGCGCGTACTACACGCCCGAGGAAATTACGGGCTTCATGGCTCGTCGGACGGTCCATCCCTACCTCCTCGACCAACTGAACGAGACCGTTGGAGCATTTTACGACGAAATCGACGATGTATTCGGCTTCCCTGAGGCTAGCGCGAGTGCTGATACGACAGCCATCGCTGACGGAGGAATGGTCACTCATCAGGCTCCGACCGAGAACGTCGATGTTGGGCACGTCGAGACGCTCTACCACGACATCCTGAAGGAAGCAAAACTCCTTGACCCTGCAGTCGGTAGTGGGGCGTTCCTCCTCGCCGGACAGGAGGTGCTGCTCGACCTCTATATGCAGTGTATCGAGTTCTTTCAGCGCCTCGAAGACGAGGGGAAGGGATGGGAACTCTCCTCGCAAACGCGTGACGAATTGGACACTATCGCGTCTGGGAAGGGGAACGCATCGCTGTATGCGAAGCGCACAATCATCCTGAACAACCTCTACGGGGTGGACATCGACGAAGGAGCGGTCGAAATCTGTAAACTACGGCTGTGGCTTTCGATGGTCGCAGACATCGAGGACGAGCCCGGCGAGGTTGAACCGCTCCCCAACATCGACTTCAACATTCGACAGGGGAACTCGCTCATCGGATATACTCAATTAGTCGAAACAAATGACGATGGCGACGCCTCATTGAACAATTGGGGTGGTGGGACTGGTACCGGTGTTAAAGAATTCTACGAGGACGTTATCAAAGCGATTGAGCGACATAGGGATGCGACGACAGCAGAGGAGGTAGCAAACGCGCGAAAGGTCGCTGAATCCAGAATTAAATCATACCGCGACGAATTGAATAATAAAACTCTTCGAGACTTTCATAGTTCCGGTGTAGAGGCCGTGACAATAGAGGATATTCGGTCCTTCTCACCATTCCATTGGGTACTCGAATTTGCCCCCGTTTATCGGGATGGTGGATTTGACATTGTTCTCGGAAATCCACCGTGGCGGGCTCTTACTCCTGACCGGAATGACTACTTCGGGCAGTACGAACCGAGGTTTAAATCGCTGAGTGCGAATGAGAAGGAGGCACGGATTGAAGAATTATGCGAGGATGACGAAATTGCGGAAGGTTGGGAAGAATACAAGGATAATATCGACCGTCTCCGAAAATTCTACGGGGAAAACCCAGCCTACAACTTGCAGAGCCCCGAGGTCGGAGGACAAGGTACGACAGACCTGTCGATGCTGTTTTTAGAACGGTCTTTTGACCTTGCAAGCACGCAAGGTTATACTTCGTTCGTTTTACCCGGGAAACTCTTCATCGGTACTTCTTCTAGCGACTTACGTAATTACTTACTGTCTGATGTGAGACTTGACTACCTCATCGGATTCGAGAATAAAGGAATCTTTGACGACATTCACAACCAATACAAGTTTGGGATAGTCTCGTTCAAGAACTCTGGCACAACTAATCACATTAATACCAAATTCCTCCAGAGAGATTTAGAAATACTACGGAATAAAGAGAACTTACTAGATGTTCCGGCAGAAATTCTAAAGAAGTATTCACCAGTCACGACCATATTCCCTCAAATCACAAACCAGTCAGAAGTGTCTGTCCTCAATAAGGTTGTCCAGTATCCACCAGTTAGCGAAAAGAGGGAGGAGAAGTGGTACATCAACATATACGGTGAGGAACTTCACCGTACGCGAGACACGGAATACTTCGTTGAAGAGAAAGAAGACGGGGATTACCCTGTCTACGGTGGTAAGAATATTTGGCTATTTGCCTACAATAATGAAATTGAGGACCTTGAAGAATTTGAATATTGGAGTGTTGATGAAGAGTCTAACCCAAAAAAGAGTGCCAAAAGGAGGATTAGAGAGAAAAACCAGAAGAGACTGAAGAAAGAGATTTACGAAGCGTTTGATGGAAGTGGTTCCCAAATCGGATTCGTGAACGATTTGCTCGAAACCCATAGAGGTGACCCTCTAAAACTGGAAGACGTACTATTGGACTGTACGTCTCACCGTATCGGATTCCGTGATGTGTCGAATAGTACGAACGAACGGAGTATGGTCGCAGCAGCACTCCCGAGAGGGGCAATCTGCCACAACAAATGTCCCACCATTCGACCATATGAGATTAATCCTGAGCGGGAAGACCTTGCAAAGGAGACTCTCCATGACGTGTATGACCCAATTTTCACGGGTGAAGAGTTATTCCTTGCACTCGGTCTTCTAAACAGTATTCCCTTTGATTATATTGTCCGGACAAAGTTTGATACAACTATGAGCGTGAATACTATTGAGGAATCGCAAATTCCCCGTCTTACACAGGGAGACGACTGGTTTGAATATATCTCGTCTAGAGCAGCCCGGTTAAATGCATATGGAGAAGAGTTTGCTGACATTCGGAGAAAAATTGGAAATCCAGAACCCGTAAAAACGAAGCAAGAGCGTCGTCATGTTCAGGCAGAACTGGATGCCGCAGCCTTCCATGCCTACGGTTTCAACCAAGGAGATGTGGGATTTATCCTAAACGACTTCTATCAAGTGAGCAATCCTCGGTTTATGGATGATGAGTACTTTGAATTAGTCTCTGAGAAGTTCCACCAACTTAGTGAAGATAGTCATCAACAGTAA
- a CDS encoding helicase-related protein, translated as MLSVPPLVDNTNKNLEEVYKKIIPKIEEARIATGYFYLSGFDLYKEDLGNLADPDELGHAPLRILMGRQTNQQTADEIEEGQNLREAFKQELKDDIESLNNAQLGRLNRLREFVAEGIVEVRVRNPENGYFHAKGAAFRAPLEEDEGPPSEDEEDTRACATIVGSSNFSASGHRNNIELNLTSQDRYQTQKFEEWYDNQWANAEEFSEEIIRIIENSDQYKEWKEKQEKKTSDGGPDDEELGTYLEPFELYKLLAYDELSGNVSARDSPLYYFQKLGYESAREKLSQYDGCIISDSVGLGKSFIGGELLYDYRQRGDRCLLIVPANLTDQWEDLLQDGTDEDGNPYFGLEMDGTHLDVMSVSKFQNLTYEEVQELRDDFDVLLIDEAHRFRNFGKWRPNPDHDDDYKGTRRHANLRQLRGKTMIMLTATPINNSATDLKNLISLFTSPEEIRNKASLDFDAFDEYIELAETRKRIAAGKEEVSDEKQQQITEQLQRQSKEISNILNEVMVLRTRKHVKDLIRDDEDFEMSFKPPKLNKEQYSLPPAYQPIYRMLPDVMDALHLPHITVKNPKAGSTLKALYKLNLLKRLESSTYAFVQSIETLHQSERRLLGLLEDLPEDEDIEMLRAVQDGEAPATIDDFVEGKDAAEDLEQTLEEFGFDSTAVRADEGESETQDELVDATVGEVKTYIREDLTLLAHFLTQFIGDVARDTGDVSDHAVTVRQWLHDHNAGTLPDVPEEEMNPILYPRSDLTEVDSATRDFYEAVFSLREFRDPKIDRLANVLQSHDKKVLIFTQYRGTADYVYRTLRDNPDSPLTAENSAVVKGGDENKQDIIQRFAPQASGYQSTLAESDETELQYVVATDTLSEGVNLQDVQVAVNYDLPWNPMRIVQRVGRIDRIGSTAEKHVHNFYPDGDIEAAIKLLKRLQAKINDIALIVGKENNILDPNEDQILEKAGVETQKTIGELEVEEIEDSLRKSREVSDVNELDDTSKNPLLRNAGSNEEAAYDRFLLKRELNEEYGLTTDDFEYAEDFFDDPPDEREFLYTNAINHDKGPRPGLFGLAHLWFDNEDENAPLGRVRRAFYYKPFSDDVKERSVQTLSISPSVEGEPVSGNTDHVLTNREEIEEVLDDRLEAIREGQVEGAFKQGDSYSKEQETILDFISYYIQPNFGDDPCSHEEYETIGEWADDLHSRLKNVKLGNTDEDRILRETFRHHKEYESFPDWPPIEFLETLEVFLGENIEASTEYQETLVGESKVHADLICWGIIGS; from the coding sequence ATGCTCTCCGTCCCCCCACTTGTCGATAACACGAATAAAAATCTCGAAGAAGTCTACAAAAAAATTATTCCGAAAATCGAAGAGGCGCGAATCGCGACTGGCTACTTCTATCTCTCCGGTTTCGACCTCTACAAGGAGGACTTGGGCAATCTAGCCGACCCCGACGAACTCGGTCATGCACCGCTTCGCATTCTCATGGGCCGTCAGACCAACCAGCAGACCGCCGATGAAATCGAGGAGGGACAGAACCTTCGGGAAGCGTTCAAACAGGAACTTAAGGACGACATCGAGAGTCTGAACAACGCGCAACTCGGACGACTCAACCGGCTTCGAGAGTTTGTCGCGGAGGGAATCGTTGAAGTCCGTGTTCGAAACCCCGAGAACGGGTATTTTCACGCGAAGGGGGCAGCGTTCCGCGCCCCACTTGAAGAGGATGAGGGCCCCCCGTCAGAGGACGAAGAGGATACACGTGCCTGCGCAACTATCGTCGGTTCCTCAAACTTCTCGGCAAGCGGCCATCGGAATAACATCGAACTCAACCTCACCAGCCAAGACCGCTACCAGACCCAAAAGTTCGAAGAGTGGTACGATAATCAGTGGGCGAACGCCGAGGAATTCTCCGAAGAAATCATCCGCATCATCGAGAACAGCGACCAGTACAAGGAGTGGAAGGAGAAGCAAGAAAAGAAAACGTCCGATGGTGGGCCTGACGACGAAGAACTCGGAACCTATCTCGAACCCTTCGAACTCTACAAACTCCTCGCATACGACGAACTCAGCGGCAACGTCAGTGCCCGAGACAGCCCGCTATACTATTTCCAGAAACTCGGCTACGAGAGCGCACGTGAGAAACTTTCCCAGTACGACGGCTGTATCATCTCGGACTCTGTTGGGCTCGGGAAGTCGTTCATCGGTGGTGAACTCCTCTACGACTATCGACAGCGCGGTGACCGCTGTCTCCTCATCGTCCCCGCGAACCTGACTGACCAGTGGGAAGACCTTCTCCAAGATGGGACTGACGAGGACGGTAATCCCTACTTCGGGCTGGAGATGGACGGAACTCACCTCGACGTGATGAGCGTCAGTAAGTTCCAAAATCTCACCTACGAGGAGGTTCAAGAACTCCGCGACGACTTCGACGTGCTGCTCATCGACGAGGCCCACCGCTTCCGTAACTTTGGGAAGTGGCGACCGAACCCCGACCACGATGACGACTACAAGGGGACGCGGCGGCACGCGAACCTCCGTCAGTTGCGTGGAAAAACGATGATTATGCTGACCGCGACGCCCATCAACAACAGCGCTACCGACCTGAAGAACCTCATCAGCCTGTTTACGAGCCCGGAGGAGATTCGCAACAAGGCCTCACTTGACTTCGACGCTTTCGACGAGTACATCGAACTCGCGGAGACGCGCAAGCGCATCGCCGCTGGCAAAGAGGAGGTCTCCGACGAGAAGCAGCAACAAATCACCGAGCAGTTGCAGCGCCAGTCGAAAGAAATCTCGAACATCCTCAACGAAGTAATGGTTCTGCGGACGCGCAAGCATGTCAAGGACCTGATTCGGGACGACGAGGACTTCGAGATGAGTTTCAAACCACCGAAACTCAACAAGGAACAGTACTCACTGCCGCCCGCCTACCAGCCAATCTACCGGATGCTCCCCGACGTAATGGACGCACTCCATCTCCCGCACATCACGGTGAAGAACCCGAAGGCAGGGAGTACACTCAAAGCCCTCTACAAACTGAACCTCCTCAAGCGACTGGAATCCTCAACATACGCGTTCGTGCAGTCCATCGAAACATTGCACCAGAGTGAGCGGCGACTGCTCGGTCTGCTGGAGGACCTGCCTGAAGACGAAGACATCGAAATGCTCCGTGCGGTACAGGATGGAGAAGCCCCTGCAACCATCGACGACTTCGTTGAAGGGAAGGACGCCGCCGAAGACCTCGAACAGACGCTCGAAGAATTCGGCTTCGACTCGACCGCCGTGCGTGCTGATGAGGGTGAATCGGAGACGCAGGACGAACTGGTAGACGCGACTGTTGGGGAGGTCAAGACCTACATCCGCGAGGACCTGACGCTGCTCGCGCACTTCCTCACGCAGTTCATCGGGGATGTGGCACGGGACACTGGAGACGTAAGTGACCACGCAGTCACGGTACGACAGTGGCTCCACGACCACAACGCGGGCACACTCCCCGACGTACCGGAGGAAGAGATGAATCCCATCCTGTACCCGAGGAGCGACCTGACGGAAGTAGACTCCGCGACTCGGGACTTCTACGAGGCTGTGTTCTCCCTGCGCGAGTTCCGCGACCCGAAAATCGACCGCCTCGCAAACGTCCTCCAGAGTCACGATAAGAAAGTCCTCATCTTTACCCAGTATCGAGGAACCGCCGACTACGTGTATCGGACGCTCCGCGACAACCCGGACTCACCGTTGACGGCGGAGAACAGCGCGGTCGTGAAAGGCGGCGATGAGAACAAGCAAGACATCATTCAGCGGTTCGCGCCGCAAGCATCCGGGTATCAGAGTACGCTCGCAGAGTCGGACGAAACTGAACTTCAGTACGTCGTCGCGACCGACACGCTCAGCGAGGGCGTAAACCTGCAGGACGTTCAAGTCGCAGTCAACTACGACTTGCCGTGGAACCCAATGCGCATCGTCCAGCGCGTCGGTCGTATTGACCGCATCGGGAGTACGGCGGAGAAGCACGTCCACAACTTCTACCCCGACGGGGACATCGAGGCGGCCATTAAGCTGCTGAAGCGACTGCAAGCGAAAATCAACGATATCGCGCTCATCGTCGGGAAGGAGAACAACATCCTCGACCCGAACGAGGACCAGATTCTGGAGAAGGCGGGCGTCGAGACGCAGAAGACCATCGGGGAACTGGAGGTCGAGGAAATCGAGGACTCGCTACGGAAGTCTCGCGAGGTTTCTGACGTGAATGAACTTGACGACACCTCGAAAAACCCGCTCCTGCGAAATGCTGGGAGTAATGAAGAGGCCGCGTACGACCGCTTCCTGCTCAAACGCGAGTTAAACGAGGAGTACGGGCTCACGACTGACGACTTTGAGTACGCTGAGGATTTTTTCGACGACCCACCAGACGAGCGGGAGTTCCTCTACACGAACGCCATCAACCACGACAAGGGACCGCGCCCCGGTTTGTTCGGGCTCGCACACCTCTGGTTCGACAATGAAGACGAGAACGCTCCGCTCGGACGGGTACGTCGGGCGTTCTACTACAAGCCGTTTAGCGATGACGTGAAAGAACGGTCCGTGCAAACGCTCTCAATCAGCCCATCTGTCGAGGGTGAGCCGGTTTCGGGGAATACCGACCACGTGCTGACGAACCGCGAAGAGATTGAGGAGGTACTCGACGACCGGCTCGAAGCGATACGTGAAGGACAGGTTGAGGGTGCGTTCAAGCAGGGCGATTCCTATTCAAAGGAGCAGGAGACGATTCTAGACTTCATCTCATACTACATCCAGCCGAACTTCGGGGACGACCCCTGCTCACACGAGGAATATGAGACGATAGGTGAGTGGGCGGACGACCTTCACAGTCGGCTGAAGAACGTGAAACTCGGGAACACCGACGAGGACAGGATTCTCCGGGAGACGTTCCGGCACCACAAGGAGTACGAATCGTTCCCGGACTGGCCGCCCATCGAGTTCCTCGAAACGCTTGAAGTCTTCCTCGGGGAGAACATCGAAGCGTCTACCGAGTATCAGGAGACGTTAGTCGGTGAGAGTAAGGTACACGCAGACCTTATCTGCTGGGGTATTATCGGGTCTTGA
- a CDS encoding type I restriction enzyme HsdR N-terminal domain-containing protein: MDRNAVQEFVKQSEAVMDSSPQMDEANTKAAVLREFLDLLDWEIPKNTQLEYPVEAFGRTYKVDYALILEGTPVAFLEAKGADTALTADHDEQLSSYMMNKNVTYGILTNGKQYRFFQRRVDASNVDVQMVGDVDLRNLPSRLAVLKAYERDAIESGESGKILGRINELREARRVLEAKKDDLAVELSNVLADRVSGSISSLAETQTKEMIDRLVADIESEIDADSGGIDVLIGGGGSGGVEPTDNHVVSQIKRTKIEGGDEAKVAVFPTKESGLSFLKENNAWGFVRIGSEFEYVAMYVTGDVRQVKYFATVKDVVRPETAELSRPIEEYADGEKIAEDKMIIRFKPESLYELEDPIPYETKYPQNLRYSALGALRTAETTDDML; this comes from the coding sequence ATGGATAGAAATGCAGTTCAGGAGTTTGTGAAGCAATCTGAAGCCGTCATGGACTCCTCTCCGCAGATGGATGAAGCCAACACGAAGGCCGCTGTTCTGCGCGAGTTCTTAGACCTTCTTGATTGGGAAATTCCGAAGAATACACAACTCGAATATCCCGTTGAAGCGTTCGGACGGACATACAAAGTCGATTACGCGCTCATTCTCGAAGGCACACCCGTCGCCTTTCTTGAAGCAAAAGGGGCTGACACTGCCCTGACTGCCGACCACGACGAACAATTGTCCTCCTATATGATGAACAAGAATGTCACCTATGGTATCCTCACGAACGGCAAGCAATATCGTTTCTTCCAACGGCGGGTGGACGCGTCCAACGTGGACGTACAGATGGTTGGTGACGTAGACCTCAGAAACCTGCCTAGCCGTCTCGCCGTCCTAAAGGCCTATGAGAGAGATGCTATCGAGTCGGGAGAGTCCGGAAAAATACTCGGTCGTATTAACGAGTTACGAGAAGCACGCCGGGTTCTTGAAGCCAAAAAGGATGATTTGGCTGTTGAACTCTCAAACGTGCTGGCCGACCGCGTTTCCGGTTCTATCTCATCACTCGCTGAAACACAAACAAAGGAGATGATTGACAGGCTTGTCGCAGATATTGAATCCGAGATAGACGCTGACAGCGGTGGTATAGACGTCCTGATAGGTGGTGGCGGTAGTGGTGGTGTCGAACCCACAGATAATCACGTTGTCAGTCAAATCAAACGGACTAAAATTGAGGGTGGGGATGAGGCGAAAGTCGCTGTTTTCCCGACAAAGGAATCAGGTCTATCGTTCTTAAAGGAGAACAACGCATGGGGATTCGTTCGCATTGGGAGCGAGTTCGAATACGTGGCGATGTACGTGACCGGCGACGTGCGTCAGGTCAAATACTTCGCTACGGTCAAGGATGTTGTTCGCCCGGAGACAGCCGAATTATCTCGTCCCATCGAAGAATATGCTGACGGGGAGAAAATAGCGGAGGACAAGATGATTATTCGATTTAAGCCGGAAAGTCTGTATGAATTGGAAGACCCCATTCCTTACGAGACGAAATATCCGCAGAATCTTCGCTATTCCGCGCTCGGAGCACTTCGGACAGCCGAAACGACCGACGACATGCTCTGA
- a CDS encoding DUF262 domain-containing protein — MSASQIDAKEEFLSKLYDDYHYKIPKFQRPFSWTEEHFVDLIDDLTDAYDVGRDAHGTLLDETGELKKQTLDAYEPYFLGSIILNDGSDSGERSDIIDGQQRLTSLAILIAVLRDLVNDEPRANSLGGLIYEESDPIKGKSETVRLEIRERDRDFFDKHILTRGATEDAPDPSTGDSEPKQNILQAIQTFREELAEWQDEEYGDLGDFATYLTLRVVMVRISTNSLSSAFRLFNVTNARGMPLNNADLLKSENLSHIDDDDKREEYQRKWEDMEEEVGNEGLERFIGFMRHIIVKEKSQKSVYDEFKDRVFPEDNTFRGERFVDYLETVFDVHRHRIYNAELDAASYAEEVYYHNLVSLMRDFYPSDEWMVALIQFDAKFDDDSTLLSFVEQLERRLTVDWLTGSSNTGRYSRVYSLLREIEEASTPEDVLNLPMLNEKIVEESEAFENALDLSNFYRKGNYQWPKYILMRINGERFDNRNSKVEYGNNVTIEHILPQTPNNDYWLIRFDDEHWRDTWTDRMGNLVPLDGRKNYKVSNKPFTAKYEEYFKKKSDFPLVNELEEYDEWTPENLRERHERLKQEAKEIWLS; from the coding sequence ATGAGTGCAAGTCAGATTGACGCAAAGGAAGAGTTTCTGAGCAAACTCTACGACGACTACCACTACAAGATTCCTAAGTTCCAACGCCCGTTTTCGTGGACTGAGGAACATTTCGTGGACCTCATCGACGACCTTACTGATGCATACGATGTCGGGCGAGATGCTCACGGGACGCTGCTCGACGAAACAGGCGAACTAAAGAAGCAGACTCTCGATGCGTACGAGCCCTATTTCCTCGGGAGCATCATCCTGAACGATGGGAGTGACTCCGGTGAACGCTCTGACATCATCGACGGACAACAACGATTGACCTCCCTCGCGATTCTGATTGCCGTTCTGAGAGACTTAGTAAATGATGAACCACGAGCGAATTCGCTCGGCGGACTCATTTACGAAGAGAGCGACCCAATTAAGGGGAAATCAGAGACGGTACGGCTCGAAATTCGAGAACGCGACCGCGACTTCTTTGACAAGCACATTCTCACCCGGGGAGCGACCGAGGACGCCCCCGACCCTTCAACGGGTGACAGCGAACCCAAGCAGAATATCCTGCAGGCCATTCAAACCTTCCGGGAGGAACTGGCCGAATGGCAAGACGAAGAATACGGCGACCTCGGTGACTTCGCGACCTATCTCACACTCCGCGTCGTGATGGTTCGCATCTCGACGAACTCACTAAGTTCTGCATTCCGGCTGTTCAACGTCACAAATGCGCGAGGGATGCCGCTTAACAATGCTGACCTGCTGAAGTCGGAGAACCTGAGCCACATTGACGATGACGACAAGCGGGAGGAATACCAGCGAAAGTGGGAGGATATGGAAGAAGAGGTGGGGAACGAGGGGCTGGAGCGGTTTATCGGTTTCATGCGCCATATCATCGTGAAGGAAAAGTCTCAGAAATCGGTCTACGACGAGTTCAAAGACCGCGTGTTCCCCGAAGATAACACGTTCAGGGGTGAGAGGTTCGTCGATTATCTAGAGACTGTCTTCGATGTCCATCGACATCGTATCTATAATGCAGAGTTAGATGCTGCCTCCTACGCGGAGGAGGTCTACTACCACAATTTGGTTTCTCTGATGCGTGACTTCTATCCTTCCGATGAATGGATGGTCGCACTCATCCAATTCGATGCGAAATTCGACGATGACTCTACTCTGTTGTCGTTTGTTGAGCAACTGGAGCGCCGACTCACTGTTGACTGGCTCACGGGCTCGTCGAACACAGGTCGGTATAGTCGTGTATACTCACTTCTCCGCGAAATTGAGGAGGCCAGTACGCCAGAAGACGTTCTCAATCTCCCGATGCTCAACGAGAAAATCGTGGAGGAGAGCGAGGCGTTCGAGAACGCACTTGACCTCAGTAACTTCTACCGGAAAGGGAACTATCAGTGGCCGAAGTACATCCTCATGCGGATTAACGGTGAGCGATTCGACAATCGTAACTCGAAGGTGGAGTACGGCAATAACGTCACTATCGAACATATTCTCCCCCAGACGCCAAACAACGACTATTGGCTGATTAGATTCGACGATGAGCACTGGCGGGACACGTGGACTGACCGTATGGGGAACCTCGTACCTCTCGACGGGCGGAAAAACTACAAGGTGAGTAACAAGCCCTTCACCGCGAAGTATGAGGAGTACTTCAAGAAGAAGAGTGACTTCCCGCTCGTCAATGAACTCGAAGAGTACGATGAGTGGACACCCGAAAATCTCCGGGAACGGCACGAACGCCTAAAACAGGAAGCTAAGGAAATCTGGCTTTCATAA